In Larimichthys crocea isolate SSNF chromosome XI, L_crocea_2.0, whole genome shotgun sequence, the sequence CAACGTTTTATTGAAAAATCACACAGACATTTAAGCTCTGTGCTCATAAAACTTAAGGTTTTATAAGTGTATACGTGTAAGCTGCAGTGTGCATTGAGCGTGCTAATTGTTATTCTTTGACGGTGTTTTCCAGGTGCCCTCTGTGCTGTTTGCCCCCAGTCACCTCATGGCCATCATGACTTTGGGCATCAACTCTGCTCTGGTGATGGACTGTGGCTACACTGAGACGCTGGTCCTACCTGTATCCTTTCCCTGCCACCCTTTAAAGGAATTGTCCAGCTGCCTAGAGAATAGATCTGTTTGCTTTcttatttgattcatttcaacTTAATCTCAGTTAGTCTTCCAGGACATGTTTACGCTAGCCATCTGTTTCTAATTTGAATGAATCACATTGTAGCATCTTGTCAGGCAGGAGTTTAGTCATGAGTACATCAGAGTCAGCTGGGTTTTGTTCAGAGTTCTGAAAGTGTGCAAAGCTGGCAAAGCTCTCACTATGTGAACATGAGTTCAGAGTGCTGTCGGTCACTCAGTAGCTTGAGTGCGTTAACCCGCTGCTTAATAAAtcacaatttgtttttgttttttgcagctTTTGGAAGGAGCTAGGTTAGATGTCCGTTACCAGGTTCAGATTCAGTAAGAAGCAGCAAACTGAGGCTGCTGTGCACAAATTGCTGTCTCACTGTTGATGTGCTTTTTAATGATATTTCATTTGTGATATCAATGGAAAATAAGATTTAAGAAAAGTAAACTTTGAGTTATGGGATTTATACTTATACCACCTTAACTGTGAAATCAGGTTTACGAGTGCACTCCTATTCTGCCAGCCTGGGAGGCTTTGCCTTTGGGAGGGAAAGCCATCCATAAGTAAGTAGATTTAAGAGGAGTGTGTGACTTTGCATTTGTCGGAGTactataaaaagaaacatttgtattttttacgCTTTGTTCAGTTTGGATTGAAAATCGTGTGACTGTAAAATGGATCCATGTGCTTGTTTCCTCCCGTAacctgcatgtgtctgtgtttcttgtaGAGAATTAGATGGACTTCTTGTGGAACAGTGCACCGTGGACACAGACAGCACCACCGGGCAGAGTGTACCAGCTGTCATTGGTAATTACAGAAAAATACCACacactgtgtgtctttgtcttttgaaATGGATAAACTAACGTCAATATGGAAAAATCTAACGACTTTGATCCATTATGCATCATTTACGATTCATAAGAAGAACTCGTTTCTGTGTGACAATTTAAGTGTCTCCCTAATCTCAAttatacatatgcacacagtCTATTCTCTCCACACTTGGAGGAAACTGAGTCATGTTCAGCTTTGAGGTCTACAGCACAGCAGAGTGAGAGCAGCTTAACACATATGCATCAATAAttaaggcagacagacagccggCCAGCCGGCCGACTCACTCGACTGGACTGTTGAACAAGCTGGACTTCTGCAGTAAGCACAGAAGGGCTGAGATCTCTGCAATCACACAAATTAACACTGTGAAAGACCTGGggagaaaaatgagaaatggaCTTCAGATCCCAAAATCTCAAGTGGAGCCAGGATTCGTAAACAGTCTGTACGTCAGTAGTGACAAAATTTCTTCTGCAGCGATGTTCAAAGCCGTAAAGTCATATTCGACTTGTCATTTGCTGCAGTGTCGGCTCGCACATTCCCCCAAACGCTGATTCAGCCTCATCATAAATCTTACTTGGGAGTAAAACGGCCGATTTATGCACAAGTGAGCCGAAGAAAATTAAGTTTCACTTCATTTATatctctttttcatctttttgtcttCAGGAACCATCCCAGAGGAGACCGTAGAGGATATCAAGGGTAAGTAAGActgagctgtttttatttcattttgttttcttcatttcaaatCTCACTGGCTCCTGTGAGGGTAATCGATCATACTTATTGTTTATTCCCTTCAAAGATGGCACTTCCTTTTGAGACTAACGCTGCTTCCTCTTTACAATTCCTCCACTATAATATTATACGAGCAGATCTGACCTGCCAAAATGTTATCAGCAAGGAATTTAGGCGACCCGACTGTGCATACCACTCCTGATTCCATGAATATGTTAACTCTCTTAAACAAAAGCAGACTTTATTTTGGCAGCCCACTGtaattttgtacttttttacgCTAATTCAGTGTTTATGGGTTTATGATAagtctcattttatttatgtctggaaaaaaaagtctataaaTTGCACAGAAAGTGTGATTCATAATTTACTTGTACGtcataaaaatcataataataataaagctatGTAATATATGCTACATAACAAGCCCGTGGAAATGATGTAGTTAAAGTTTTTATTGAGGACTGGCGTGCAGTTTATATCTTCtaacttttttatttagtaTCAGTCGCTAACATTACCCACAGTCACTGAGGACACTGCTTGAAGGGTTCATCCTGAGTTTAGTCTTGGCTTTTAGTTTTCATGCGTACTcacaggtttttttcttttcttcgtGCAGTCAGAACATGCTTTGTCAGTGACCTGCAGAGAGGCCTCAAGATCCAGGAGGCCAAGTTTAACCTGGAAGGTACAGCTGAGGTAAGTGAAATGCTGTTTGTACACTGTTTGCATTAAGTAACACACTGCTGTATATTTCTTTACACTTCTTCCTTCTTGTTTGTAGCGTCCAGCCCCTCCTCCAGATGTCGATTACCCTCTGGATGGTGAGAAAATCCTGCACGTCAAAGGATCAATCAGGTAGTTCACCCAATAATGCCAGAATCTTTCACTGTCTGAGatatttgcttgtgttttttgtgttcacTTTGTCATGTCTATCTGTAAAATGAGATTTCTATCACAAAGTATTCACTCATTGAttttctgtatatatatttttttctgcagggaCTCTGTGATGGAGATCCTGTTTGAACAGGACAATGAAGAGAAGAGTGTGGCCTCTCTGATACTTGACGCTCTGGTCAAGGTAGGAAAAAAGATTTGTAGATGTGTGCGTGCAGGATGATGCAGTTTGGAGATAAATCATGTGGAAGACTTAAAACAGTAGAGCTGTACATCaaagttctttctttctttgtcatgacagaaacaaacctCCATAGGAAGCAAGTCTTAACTCTGGCCTACTTTcaccttttgaaaaaaaaaaaaaacattaaagatccCAGTTTTGTTGAAATCTGTAGAGCCATCTTCCATCCTTTTTTAACCTCCGCACACCTTAGCtatgtgttgtgtatgtatgttatgtaagCGGGTGTTCTTGCCCGATTGTGACAAGCACGTCGTTTAAAGCTTAACGCCTTTAATCACAGGGTCTAATACATCTGTCTGCACTGCATTCTTATTTCTTTCACACAAATACCACAAAATCCAAATCCAATTGAGTAATTGACGCCGTTACAATACCTTGACATCTCTTGCTTTTACTGAACTTATTCAACAATCTAGTTATTCAAAATTATTCCACCTGTTGTGGTAACGTGTGATCTTACCTGGCCCTCCTAACCATCTTTTGTACCTTGGTTGACATCATTTGATTTGAAGATTTCGCCTCTCTCTTGGTGGATATCAGACAGAGTTTATTCTTAATTATCCCGCTGTAACCCTTGACTATCTTTGTCAGGAGGAATGCAGCAACCCAGTTTTTTTGCTCCATATAGGAGTCGAGCGTGCAGTTTGACTCAGTGTGGTTGCCACGGCAACACTCGGCAGTGGCCAGCATCATGTAACTGAGAGCGGATCTGTTGTCCCGTGTGGGGATCAAGTCGGCGCCCGACAGCCTAATTAATCTCAGTAGGTCGAGCAGCAGCCTCAGACTTTGACTGTAGCAGCAGATAGGTTTAAATCTGTGCAGTACTCCACTCAGgatatattgatattgatatatgATTAAGGCTCTACACGCAAGAGAAGGCGCTGCAGTAATGCCCGCTTCAGCTCCTTTCATCCATCACATTTAGTTTCAGTCTGCACCTGTCCTGTAGAACTGCTGCTTCCTCCTGCCTCATCTTTTCTCCTAATGCACTGACGAAGAAGTGGACGGTGGTCGTTTAGTGtattttttctgtcatgtaTTAAAATTCTTAAAATTAAAGAAGCATATCCATTGCACCATAAAGCAAAGGCTGCCGACATAGACGGCTGTTTTCATTGTAATCTCTCTCTAAAGTCATATcatgctgggaaaaaaaacaggtgacTCATCTGTACATCATCTAATGTGGTAAAAAATCTGTGCATATGTTTTCCTGTAGTGCCCCATCGACGCACGCAAGGTCCTTTCTGAGAATCTGGTGGTGATCGGAGGCACAGCCATGCTGCCCGGTTTCCTGCACCGGTTGCTGGCTGAGATACGCCTCCTGGTGGAGAAACCCAAGTACAGCAACGTGCTGGCCAGCAAGAGCTTGCGTATACACGCTCCACCTGCCAAGCCCAATTGCACCGCCTGGCTCGGAGGTCAGATAtgaggttttatttaaatatttatcaaaaCCTGCAGAGCTGAAGGCTTTCTGAGTgagcagaattttaaaaaaaatcttcagcaTACTTTAGAGACCATATGTCAGCctttttcaggtttttgtttgtgGCCTCTCATATCATTTGGAAAGTCTGTGTTCATATGATTCTCTTCTCTACAGGTGCTATCTTCGGGGCACTGCAGGACATCCTGGGCAGCAGGTCGGTGTCACGAGACTACTACAACCAGACAGGCCGCATCCCAGACTGGTGCTGTTTGAGCTCCCCTCCTCCTGAATCCCTCTACGAAGCAGGAAAGACCCCTCCTCCACTCATGAAGAGAGCCTTCTCCACAGAGAAGTAAAATGTGCCGTAAGACATTTCAAACCCTGTACTCTCGTTTATTCTAACCGAGAGAACAAGTTCAGTAATCTTTAAATGTAACATCTTGTTCACGTATTAACTCCACAAACAGCTCCAGATGTTTGTAACGTCTAATAGTCACACCTGCGTTTTTGTATGCACTGATTGTGGACTGTTTGATGATCAGGCGAGCTGGTTTCTGACCTTACCAGACAGAACAGATTACGTTGATGTTATTCAGAGATTGCAGTGTTAAAATTTGAAAAAGTTCCTGTGCTACTTTTAGCCATGTCTTCTTTCATTTGAAGTCTTATTGAGCAATACGCTGAACTTGTACGTGCTCACGCTGGCTCCACTCTGGATTTTTTTGACATCACTTTCACTAGGAATGTTTCCAATAATGACCAAGTTGAGCTTGACTCACCCATttatcagaaaaacaacagaacatatTGCTAAACTTTGGAGAAAACAGATGTTATACCAGTGTAATGTATCAAAGTGTGGAAATCTGATGGATTTTAACGGTAATGGCCCATGGTGTCTCACTTATTTATTGTTTGGACTTAATAAAGGCCATACTCCCCTCACAGATGTGTTCTCAGTTATTCCAGCTATATTAGTGGCTTTTCATGTTAAAGCCTGGTGGAAATTTCCTGGTAGTATGATGAGGTCAGCAGACTTTGCATATGCTACACCACAGAGATCTATGTTGTCCACCCTAACACACCACCTGTAGCACATTTAACAGATTTGAATACATCCACACAGTCCTTTGTGATCATATCAGGCAAAATCATTGAAATCACTTTTTTGTgtcaatgttgttgttttttttacagaatttAAAACATCTATAACAGCCAGTAAATATTCAGAATTCAATcggacatgttttttttgtcctttttatacGAGAGTGGTGTAAGGAAATTACGGAAGTGCATTGCTGCCACCCTCCAGAAAATAATTTGGCTCAGTATCACGTAATTCCGTGAAAAGTTTCATGTTATAACGTGAAATTATCACATTATTTCTtgatatggtgatattttcACGTTTGACGTGAAAACATCAAGTATGGTTTCACTTGAGATCAGATCAATAAGAAACGATGCAACCTCAAGAGGGTCGGATTCATTCTTTCTTCGGTACAACCCCGTGATCTTCAAAATCCTTCGGAGAGTATGCATACTGATAATAATGTCATCTACAGTGCTCAACAAGTGTAGTATGTCACCATGTCTCAAACCAAGATTAAAGtataatttaattaagttaTGTAGACGAGCCATAGTCAGTTTATGGACTGAACCATGCCGTGAGGGACGCGTGTTGGTAAACTTATGAAATCAAGTAAAACCAtacttgatgttttcacattataacgtgaaaatatcacaaaataacGTGATACTTCCACGTTATAACGTAAAAATACCACATCATGAAATAACATGATAATTTCATATCACGAAATGACGTGATAATTTCACGTTTTAAGACCAGCAGctagaaaacaaactcattttaatGTTGCCTCACAGCTCACTgttacagataaaaacattaaatctgtTTGCTTTCAAACAAATTGTAGATCAAGATAACTCCTTACTGTAACTGTCAACCCAGGAAaaagtaccttttttttttctttcttttttttattgccacgAGTGctgccaattttttttcccacttgaATCTGAGCTATAAACTTTAAGAGTATCACACTGAAGTATCATGTTTAAGCGGGCCTCACCTCATCCTGAATTTCCTCACACGTAGGAGGAAACACTGGAACGGTTACCAGCATCACTCCTGCTGtaaatgaacacactgaaacagcaaccaggaacagaaaacagatagatagatagatagatagatagatagatagatagatagatatgtatgttttaCCTCAGTTCACTCAATAAACAAGGGAATAAACTGTGGCCACTGTGTTGCAGTGTGGATCTACGCATGCTTCCAGAACACGATCCAGCTGTgttctgctgtttatttgtgtatgtttttttttattatgatgaCATCCACAGTGTTCAGCTAAATGTATTCAAGAAAGCCCGAACACgctgtttaatgtgtgtttgtgtcccagAATGGAGTTACATCTGTTTGGCCTTTTGGGTCACATCATCACTCAGCGTTGGTCCGTCTGGCTACTGTGGGCTTGGGAACCAGTAGCAtttacccacaatgcacctgCAGCTCAAGACTGGCAAGAAAGTGTGGGAAAATCTGATGGAGGTTCTGATCACAGGCATAAAAATAGGCATTGAGCGGAGGAGACTGCAGCGATTAAACTATGAAAAGACAAGCCACTGCATGTGATTTTTGGTCATTTGTAGGCGAACAATTGTGGCCTAaaatctgtctgtatctgtttcCAATTGATGTAGGGTCAAAAAGGgtgtgaagaagaaggagtgCAGGCCTCCTACCTGTGGATTCAGTccagtgttttttgtgtgtttgtactcaAATGATCCCTTTCTTACTATATAACCAAAGACAGCCACAGCCTCGCCCACATCCGAGGATATAGAGCTGTATAGTCCcacctgctgcctctgctccGGCTGAGGGAAACCCCATCCTCCCTCGATGGGGACTGGGACTGGGACTGGAGCATCAGTGTGGTTcccagagacaggaagcagcagctgtctgtctgacctctgGCTATCAGACTGGGAGTCGGGGAAACCCCCCGGAAAGTGGGTGAGCCTGTAATGAGTGTTGGCAAACAATTTATCTGAGGACCAGTAAGTTCAAAAACAGTTCACACGCCCACATCTGAGTGTTTCAGTCCTGATTATTACACATTATCTGTGTTTTCGCTGAATTAAGAAATCCGTCTGATGCgttttggctgttttttgtttttctgtgacatCAATAATGCTGTAATGCTTGCTGAGTTCATGCATTAATATGTACACGGtgacacaaacatgattttTCCTACACCATCGCAGCCTGCGTGGAGTGAGAGTCATCATCCATCTCGGTTATCTCCTCCACAGAGGCTGTTTTTCCAACACACAACAGCCCAATTACCCCATAAATCACACGGGCTGTGGAAACACATCTGATCCTTTCTAATAAATGTAGGGGCACCTCGGTGCTTGTCATTCACGGCCTGCAGAATGAGCAAACAAGAATCGTAGCTGGTACCGCTGCGCCTCGACATCACTTTGGGAAGTAAACATAATCCTGTATCAGCATTACCTGTAAGTGAATGCCTCTAAAGAAGCCAGGTATTGAGTGATAGGAAGGCTAAATGTATGCAGCTGTTGTTTACAGCGCTGATGATAACAGATATGGTATATGTAGTAAACAGATGGTTATacataaacatgcaaaacaagaaTGAAGGAGCCTACCTCTGCAGATTCTGCTCATTCTTGCAGCATCGGTGTTGATAACCTTGGATTTCTCTCAGAGCAGCTATAGGGAACTCTTCATACTGTCACCTGAGCCTGACAATGTCATGAATGTCATTATCATAATCAAACCAGGACAAATTCAAAATTCAACTCAGCACCATACCAGTGTGTTTGCTTCTTTGCAGCCATGTTTTtagtttggtcatttttccaGATAATTCAACTGGTTGTTTAAGATTAGAGAAGTAAGAGTGTTACCTGAAGGCTGTTGGTTAAATCCCATGTACTGACGTGATATATCTGGAGGGGAATGTGAAAGGCAAGGCTCTGAGGTCTATAACATGGAACTGCTGGGGGGGGTCTACTATTACCGGGAagttgtgtaactgtgtgtatgtgatcaGGGGGTTCCAGAGAAAACGaaagtgaaattattttttctctcaaacctttttttttctttagagattttattaaaaatctaaatcacCTGAACTAAGATGTATGgatcaaataaatacaagttTAGTTTTTTCTACCTG encodes:
- the actr10 gene encoding actin-related protein 10, which produces MPLFDGLGSGGEKTAIVIDLGAAYTKCGFAGETGPRFIIPSEIRKPGQQQAVKVVQYNINTEELYVILKEFIHLLYFRHLLVNPRDRRVVIIESILCPSHFRETLTKVFFKQFEVPSVLFAPSHLMAIMTLGINSALVMDCGYTETLVLPVYECTPILPAWEALPLGGKAIHKELDGLLVEQCTVDTDSTTGQSVPAVIGTIPEETVEDIKVRTCFVSDLQRGLKIQEAKFNLEGTAERPAPPPDVDYPLDGEKILHVKGSIRDSVMEILFEQDNEEKSVASLILDALVKCPIDARKVLSENLVVIGGTAMLPGFLHRLLAEIRLLVEKPKYSNVLASKSLRIHAPPAKPNCTAWLGGAIFGALQDILGSRSVSRDYYNQTGRIPDWCCLSSPPPESLYEAGKTPPPLMKRAFSTEK